One region of Bombus affinis isolate iyBomAffi1 chromosome 3, iyBomAffi1.2, whole genome shotgun sequence genomic DNA includes:
- the LOC126914422 gene encoding uncharacterized protein LOC126914422 isoform X1, producing the protein MSSVAYIVFLLAAAVIKSRFTDIYASKIYTLNVPHVVRNGTGPIDLSCIYNVTKDENGLVIKWYHNKDQIYQWIPPMPPQDIGVIDGFAEYPEQNLRHSNSQSIIHLKMAMIEMSGEYTCMISTFQEEDTKGTKMIIYVPETNLSIHVSSFNKSHLNVTCVANGAQPRPILKIYIEGTEANSYYDKTVETIKYKNILFATRSAIVKNPLEPLLLECEISIPHTDYKRRERIVYYPIQMLSQISSASSYKIGHVILIIYIVLLLKIIK; encoded by the exons ATGTCGTCggtagcatatatcgtttttcTGCTTGCCGCAGCAGTGATAAAAAGCCGCTTTACAG ATATATACGCCTCAAAAATTTATACATTGAACGTTCCGCACGTAGTGCGTAATGGAACTGGACCAATCGATCTTTCCTGCATTTACAATGTCACTAAAGACGAGAACGGTCTTGTAATAAAATGGTACCATAACAAAGACCAAATCTATCAATGGATACCACCAA TGCCACCTCAGGATATAGGAGTGATAGACGGATTTGCTGAATATCCTGAACAAAATTTAAGACATTCTAATTCACAATCCATAATACATTTGAAAATGGCCATGATCGAAATGAGCGGAGAGTATACTTGTATGATTAGCACCTTCCAGGAAGAGGACACGAAAGGAACAAAAATGATTATTTATG TGCCAGAAACTAATCTGTCCATTCATGTTTCTTCTTTCAATAAAAGTCATTTGAATGTAACGTGCGTAGCAAACGGAGCACAGCCGCGACCGATACTAAAAATTTACATAGAAGGAACTGAAGCCAATAGTTATTATGATAAAACTGtagaaacaataaaatataaaaacatcCTCTTTGCAACGCGCAGCGCAATCGTAAAAAATCCTTTGGAACCGTTGCTATTAGAGTGTGAAATTTCCATACCACACACGGATTATAAACGCAGAGAAAGAATCGTTTATTATCCTA TTCAAATGTTATCACAGATTAGTAGCGCGTCAAGCTATAAAATTGGCCATGTTATCCTCATCATCTACATAGTCTTATTATTAaa GATTATAAAGTAA
- the LOC126914386 gene encoding ribosome biogenesis protein SPATA5 isoform X1, producing the protein MADGISLMIPKGKESGRKSLSPWMTCETCQSILTLKDLEVHNTNCPPNLVTWNHNFIYGDILYSTVETYNLLEQPKNIHVRALDDMVFISQSALQLCEIAIGDCVLVIAGESKVVKTAWPTKDKSLTSVSLTKHAIELNNLRGYVKIEKLNSSVDIAKEFVICSVGKHISPEATTELNIILKNHNEQKVFTIGNKFSVPFYGKKLIYKIVKVTSDDCENVKLSEQFKQLSITDETRNTKLYKALYNTKWTILNEEQEKKKEEYKKSKFKIQDIGGYDNVIEDIKDVLDIGLGLYQSIGNFYISKGILLYGTSGVGKSAIANALISQYNINSTTIYSSDIYSKSLGETEKKLQDIFMEAKDKAPSIILIEEIDSLCPKRSTSSTDHERRILSQLTALFDGIQNANDNVVILATTSKLDLVDNSLRRPGRIDKEFEIHVPTTNMRAEIFKKMLSKIPNTLSLEDIQNIAFVTHGFVGADLYGLCSQAVLNSVKCQQKTNTDLSLKVTISNFEHALTVTKPSAMKEVLIEVPNIQWSDIGGQKDLKLKLKQAVEWPLRHPEVFLRMGITPPKGVLMFGPPGCSKTMIAKALATESKVNFLNIKGPELFSKWVGESEKAVREVFRKARQVSPSIVFIDEIDALGSERGSSSSAGSNVQERVLAQLLTELDGVTALGSVTLVAATNRPDKIDKALLRPGRLDRIIYVALPDYEARQEIFDIKLRNMPIAEDVHIQDLVDLTEGYSGAEIQAICHEAAIKALEEDLNATIITKEHFKAALAIITPRTPASLINLYNEYMNKIH; encoded by the exons ATCTTGACACTAAAGGATCTAGAAGTACATAACACTAATTGTCCACCTAATCTTGTAACATGGAATCATAATTTCATTTACGgtgatatattatatagtacCGTAGAAACGTATAATCTATTAG AACAGCCAAAAAATATTCATGTAAGAGCATTGGATGATATGGTATTTATATCGCAATCTGCTTTGCAATTATGTGAAATTGCAATAGGGGATTGTGTTCTTGTAATTGCTGGAGAAAGTAAAGTTGTTAAAACTGCTTGGCCGACTAAGGATAAAAGTTTAACAAGTGTTTCGTTAACAAAACATG CAATAGAATTAAATAACCTCCGAGGTTATGTTAAAatcgaaaaattaaattcttctGTCGATATTGCCAAGGAATTTGTAATCTGTAGCGTTGGGAAACATATATCGCCAGAAGCAACCACAGAACTTAACATAATACTTAAGAATCATAACGAGCAAAAAGTATTTACTATAGGTAATAAATTCAGTGTGCCTTTTTATGGcaagaaattaatttataagatTGTCAAAGTTACATCAGATGATTGTGAAAATGTTAAGTTATCTGAACAGTTTAAACAATTGAGCATAACAGATGAAACACGTAATACCAAATTGTATAAAGCACTGTACAACACAAAATGGACAATTTTGAATGAAgagcaagaaaaaaaaaaggaagaatataaaaaatCTAAATTTAAAATACAAGATATTGGAGGATATGATAACGTAATAGAAGATATCAAAGATGTTCTTGATATTGGCCTTGGTCTGTACCAAAGTATTGGAAATTTTTACATTAGTAAAGGAATATTATTATATGGCACCTCTGGTGTTGGCAAATCTGCTATCGCCAATGCCTTGATATcgcaatataatattaattctaCCACTATTTACAGTTCAGATATTTATAGCAAATCTTTAGGCGAAACAGAGAAAAAATTGCAAGATATTTTCATGGAAGCTAAAGATAAAGCTCCAAGCATTATTCTAATAGAAGAAATTGATAGTTTATGCCCTAAAAGGAGTACTTCGAGTACAGATCACGAAAGAAGAATACTTTCTCAATTGACTGCACTCTTTGATGGAATACAAAATGCAAATGATAATGTAGTAATACTTGCCACAACTTCGAAATTGGATCTTGTAGATAATTCTCTTAGAAGACCTGGTAGAATAGACAAAGAATTCGAAATTCATGTACCTACTACCAATATGCGcgcagaaatatttaaaaaaatgttatcaAAAATACCGAACACTTTATCCTTGgaagatatacaaaatattgCTTTTGTTACTCATGGATTTGTCGGCGCCGATTTATATGGTTTATGTTCCCAAGCAGTTCTGAATTCTGTGAAATGTCAACAGAAAACTAACACTGATCTTTCATTAAAAGTAACAATATCAAACTTTGAACACGCTTTAACCGTCACAAAGCCATCGGCTATGAAAGAAGTTTTAATAGAAGTACCGAACATCCAATGGTCGGATATAGGAGGTCAAAAAGacctaaaattaaaattaaaacaagCTGTTGAGTGGCCACTGCGCCATCCCGAAGTGTTTCTCAGGATGGGTATAACACCACCTAAAGGTGTTTTAATGTTTGGTCCACCAGGTTGTTCTAAAACAATGATTGCAAAAGCTCTTGCAACAGAAAGTAAagtaaattttttaaacataaaG GGACcagaattattttcaaaatggGTCGGTGAATCCGAAAAAGCCGTAAGAGAGGTATTTCGAAAAGCAAGACAAGTATCACCTTCAATAGTATTTATTGATGAAATTGATGCACTAGGAAGTGAAAGAGGTTCTTCGTCAAGTGCCGGAAGCAACGTGCAAGAGCGAGTTCTAGCACAATTATTAACAGAACTGGATGGAGTTACTGCGTTAGGCAGCGTTACTTTAGTGGCAGCAACTAACCGACCGGATAAAATTGATAAA GCACTTCTTCGTCCTGGTCGTTTAGATAGGATAATATACGTGGCATTACCTGATTATGAAGCCAGACAAGAGATTTTCgatataaaattaagaaatatgcCAATCGCCGAAGATGTACATATTCAAGATCTAGTTGATCTTACAGAAGGATATTCTGGAGCAGAAATCCAAGCAATTTGTCACGAAGCTGCTATAAAAGCACTTGAAGAAGATTTAAATGCTACTATAATCACTAAAGAGCATTTTAAAGCAGCATTGGCTATAATCACTCCACGAACACCAGCGtcgttaataaatttatataatgaatATATGAATAAAATACATTAA
- the LOC126914428 gene encoding keratin-associated protein 16-1-like yields the protein MSVMTKCERPYGKNDLKQMIESCGCCPPMDPQCPPCSISYAPQTVCCYACPTPPCKLESKPNCCPPMPVTCMPCPPRPSLLPCVPRPFVCPPCTGHPCITCAPIPKPVPAPYEAGPVFRAPVITGGLFYVGTIRCYPCLSYAC from the exons ATGTCGGTAATGACAAAATGTGAACGACCTTATGGGAAAAACGATTTAAAACAGATGATCGAAAG TTGCGGTTGCTGTCCACCAATGGATCCACAATGCCCACCTTGTTCTATATCGTACGCGCCTCAAACTGTTTGCTGCTATGCGTGTCCTACTCCACCATGCAAATTAGAATCAAAACCTAATTGTTGTCCACCTATGCCAGTCACCTGCATGCCATGCCCGCCTCGACCTTCGCTCTTACCTTGCGTCCCACGACCTTTCGTTTGTCCACCCTGCACAGGTCACCCGTGTATTACCTGTGCACCTATACCTAAACCAGTTCCAGCTCCTTATGAAGCCGGTCCTGTCTTCAGGGCACCTGTTATTACTGGTGGATTATTTTACGTTGGAACAATCAGGTGTTATCCGTGTTTATCATATGCTTGTTGA
- the LOC126914402 gene encoding uncharacterized protein LOC126914402 isoform X2: MQLVISNVINLVHDIFLFLSLLDASTFLLTLDKIIKDITSQELLHKEAAILSRLIYRMKRKFRNDKGVKSMSKINKVLLKYLSLSLEKEYENLKNYVEIDEKYITLSSKQMVEYVLVKTQGFAKLMLRLEEVSKHAAYFLKCRINLGHAWSTAIIAYAVVSRIWILSRYLVKKTCTWYNDLYQYLHFFEFVGLSWLPKDYELTNDLKSWLSVPWIDNPISSIPSDYGLKNTMFKLIIPREYDSDENLDCDIQDYNKETKSENTFSSVENKNAIHISVPSEIKNVVSNDDVGEIIDRHTFNLKYIQNTSIADRKEHKKFTKIGETKENTAYIKRSNRESYSDDLRDEFVTKRRKKNSEKKLKNLMVKNTSKGLITFDDINNISDLTILLNKESYPGLDKLKWNMIRNKGKRLLDKLEICSDGSKQSIPLKKIMKRIKNWIA, encoded by the exons ATGCAACTTGTCATATCGAACGTCATAAATTTG GTAcatgatatttttttatttttgtcactGTTAGATGCATCTACATTTCTATTAACACTGgacaaaattataaaagatataacTTCTCAAGAATTATTGCACAAAGAAGCAGCAATTTTAAGCAGATTAATTTATCGTATGaaaagaaaatttcgaaatgaCAAGGGTGTCAAATCAATgtctaaaataaataaagttttGCTCAAATATTTGTCATTATCACTTGAAAAGGAATATGAAAATTTGAAGAACTATGTTGAAAtagatgaaaaatatattacattatcTAGTAAACAAATGGTAGAATATGTTTTGGTTAAAACACAAGGTTTTGCAAAGCTTATGTTACGTTTGGAAGAAGTCTCTAAACATGCCgcatattttcttaaatgtagAATAAATTTAGGTCATGCCTGGTCTACTGCTATTATTGCATACGCTGTTGTTAGTAGAATATG GATTTTGTCAAGATATCTAGTTAAGAAAACATGTACATGGTATAACGACTTATACCAATACCTACACTTTTTTGAATTTGTTGGATTATCTTGGCTACCCAAAGACTACGAACTTACAAATGACTTAAAATCATGGCTATCAGTACCATGGATAGATAACCCTATATCAAG CATTCCCAGCGATTATGGATTAAAGAATACaatgtttaaattaattatccCACGTGAATATGATTCAGATGAAAATCTAGATTGCGATATACAAGATTACAACAAGGAAACAAAATCTGAAAATACATTTTCATCGGTTGAAAATAAAAATGCTATACATATCTCAGTTCCAAGTGAGATCAAAAATGTTGTTTCTAATGATGATGTAGGAG AAATTATAGATCGTCatacttttaatttaaaatatattcaaaatacaTCAATAGCTGATAGAAAGGAACATAAAAAATTCACAAAAATcggagaaacgaaagaaaatacgGCATATATTAAGCGCAGTAATCGAGAGTCTTATTCCGATGATTTGAGAGACGAATTTGTAACTAAAAGGAGGAAGAAAAATTccgaaaaaaaattaaaaaacttaATGGTAAAAAACACCTCAAAAGGATTAATTACTTTCGACGATATCAATAATATATCAGATTTAACGATACTTCTAAACAAAGAATCGTATCCTGGTTTGGATAAATTAAAATGGAATATGATTAGAAATAAAGGCAAAAGATTATTAGACAAGTTGGAAATTTGTTCTGATGGAAGTAAGCAGTcaattccattaaaaaaaataatgaaacgtATAAAAAATTGGATTGCTTAA
- the LOC126914422 gene encoding uncharacterized protein LOC126914422 isoform X2 yields the protein MSSVAYIVFLLAAAVIKSRFTDIYASKIYTLNVPHVVRNGTGPIDLSCIYNVTKDENGLVIKWYHNKDQIYQWIPPMPPQDIGVIDGFAEYPEQNLRHSNSQSIIHLKMAMIEMSGEYTCMISTFQEEDTKGTKMIIYVPETNLSIHVSSFNKSHLNVTCVANGAQPRPILKIYIEGTEANSYYDKTVETIKYKNILFATRSAIVKNPLEPLLLECEISIPHTDYKRRERIVYYPIQMLSQISSASSYKIGHVILIIYIVLLLK from the exons ATGTCGTCggtagcatatatcgtttttcTGCTTGCCGCAGCAGTGATAAAAAGCCGCTTTACAG ATATATACGCCTCAAAAATTTATACATTGAACGTTCCGCACGTAGTGCGTAATGGAACTGGACCAATCGATCTTTCCTGCATTTACAATGTCACTAAAGACGAGAACGGTCTTGTAATAAAATGGTACCATAACAAAGACCAAATCTATCAATGGATACCACCAA TGCCACCTCAGGATATAGGAGTGATAGACGGATTTGCTGAATATCCTGAACAAAATTTAAGACATTCTAATTCACAATCCATAATACATTTGAAAATGGCCATGATCGAAATGAGCGGAGAGTATACTTGTATGATTAGCACCTTCCAGGAAGAGGACACGAAAGGAACAAAAATGATTATTTATG TGCCAGAAACTAATCTGTCCATTCATGTTTCTTCTTTCAATAAAAGTCATTTGAATGTAACGTGCGTAGCAAACGGAGCACAGCCGCGACCGATACTAAAAATTTACATAGAAGGAACTGAAGCCAATAGTTATTATGATAAAACTGtagaaacaataaaatataaaaacatcCTCTTTGCAACGCGCAGCGCAATCGTAAAAAATCCTTTGGAACCGTTGCTATTAGAGTGTGAAATTTCCATACCACACACGGATTATAAACGCAGAGAAAGAATCGTTTATTATCCTA TTCAAATGTTATCACAGATTAGTAGCGCGTCAAGCTATAAAATTGGCCATGTTATCCTCATCATCTACATAGTCTTATTATTAaagtaa
- the LOC126914386 gene encoding ribosome biogenesis protein SPATA5 isoform X2: MVFISQSALQLCEIAIGDCVLVIAGESKVVKTAWPTKDKSLTSVSLTKHAIELNNLRGYVKIEKLNSSVDIAKEFVICSVGKHISPEATTELNIILKNHNEQKVFTIGNKFSVPFYGKKLIYKIVKVTSDDCENVKLSEQFKQLSITDETRNTKLYKALYNTKWTILNEEQEKKKEEYKKSKFKIQDIGGYDNVIEDIKDVLDIGLGLYQSIGNFYISKGILLYGTSGVGKSAIANALISQYNINSTTIYSSDIYSKSLGETEKKLQDIFMEAKDKAPSIILIEEIDSLCPKRSTSSTDHERRILSQLTALFDGIQNANDNVVILATTSKLDLVDNSLRRPGRIDKEFEIHVPTTNMRAEIFKKMLSKIPNTLSLEDIQNIAFVTHGFVGADLYGLCSQAVLNSVKCQQKTNTDLSLKVTISNFEHALTVTKPSAMKEVLIEVPNIQWSDIGGQKDLKLKLKQAVEWPLRHPEVFLRMGITPPKGVLMFGPPGCSKTMIAKALATESKVNFLNIKGPELFSKWVGESEKAVREVFRKARQVSPSIVFIDEIDALGSERGSSSSAGSNVQERVLAQLLTELDGVTALGSVTLVAATNRPDKIDKALLRPGRLDRIIYVALPDYEARQEIFDIKLRNMPIAEDVHIQDLVDLTEGYSGAEIQAICHEAAIKALEEDLNATIITKEHFKAALAIITPRTPASLINLYNEYMNKIH, translated from the exons ATGGTATTTATATCGCAATCTGCTTTGCAATTATGTGAAATTGCAATAGGGGATTGTGTTCTTGTAATTGCTGGAGAAAGTAAAGTTGTTAAAACTGCTTGGCCGACTAAGGATAAAAGTTTAACAAGTGTTTCGTTAACAAAACATG CAATAGAATTAAATAACCTCCGAGGTTATGTTAAAatcgaaaaattaaattcttctGTCGATATTGCCAAGGAATTTGTAATCTGTAGCGTTGGGAAACATATATCGCCAGAAGCAACCACAGAACTTAACATAATACTTAAGAATCATAACGAGCAAAAAGTATTTACTATAGGTAATAAATTCAGTGTGCCTTTTTATGGcaagaaattaatttataagatTGTCAAAGTTACATCAGATGATTGTGAAAATGTTAAGTTATCTGAACAGTTTAAACAATTGAGCATAACAGATGAAACACGTAATACCAAATTGTATAAAGCACTGTACAACACAAAATGGACAATTTTGAATGAAgagcaagaaaaaaaaaaggaagaatataaaaaatCTAAATTTAAAATACAAGATATTGGAGGATATGATAACGTAATAGAAGATATCAAAGATGTTCTTGATATTGGCCTTGGTCTGTACCAAAGTATTGGAAATTTTTACATTAGTAAAGGAATATTATTATATGGCACCTCTGGTGTTGGCAAATCTGCTATCGCCAATGCCTTGATATcgcaatataatattaattctaCCACTATTTACAGTTCAGATATTTATAGCAAATCTTTAGGCGAAACAGAGAAAAAATTGCAAGATATTTTCATGGAAGCTAAAGATAAAGCTCCAAGCATTATTCTAATAGAAGAAATTGATAGTTTATGCCCTAAAAGGAGTACTTCGAGTACAGATCACGAAAGAAGAATACTTTCTCAATTGACTGCACTCTTTGATGGAATACAAAATGCAAATGATAATGTAGTAATACTTGCCACAACTTCGAAATTGGATCTTGTAGATAATTCTCTTAGAAGACCTGGTAGAATAGACAAAGAATTCGAAATTCATGTACCTACTACCAATATGCGcgcagaaatatttaaaaaaatgttatcaAAAATACCGAACACTTTATCCTTGgaagatatacaaaatattgCTTTTGTTACTCATGGATTTGTCGGCGCCGATTTATATGGTTTATGTTCCCAAGCAGTTCTGAATTCTGTGAAATGTCAACAGAAAACTAACACTGATCTTTCATTAAAAGTAACAATATCAAACTTTGAACACGCTTTAACCGTCACAAAGCCATCGGCTATGAAAGAAGTTTTAATAGAAGTACCGAACATCCAATGGTCGGATATAGGAGGTCAAAAAGacctaaaattaaaattaaaacaagCTGTTGAGTGGCCACTGCGCCATCCCGAAGTGTTTCTCAGGATGGGTATAACACCACCTAAAGGTGTTTTAATGTTTGGTCCACCAGGTTGTTCTAAAACAATGATTGCAAAAGCTCTTGCAACAGAAAGTAAagtaaattttttaaacataaaG GGACcagaattattttcaaaatggGTCGGTGAATCCGAAAAAGCCGTAAGAGAGGTATTTCGAAAAGCAAGACAAGTATCACCTTCAATAGTATTTATTGATGAAATTGATGCACTAGGAAGTGAAAGAGGTTCTTCGTCAAGTGCCGGAAGCAACGTGCAAGAGCGAGTTCTAGCACAATTATTAACAGAACTGGATGGAGTTACTGCGTTAGGCAGCGTTACTTTAGTGGCAGCAACTAACCGACCGGATAAAATTGATAAA GCACTTCTTCGTCCTGGTCGTTTAGATAGGATAATATACGTGGCATTACCTGATTATGAAGCCAGACAAGAGATTTTCgatataaaattaagaaatatgcCAATCGCCGAAGATGTACATATTCAAGATCTAGTTGATCTTACAGAAGGATATTCTGGAGCAGAAATCCAAGCAATTTGTCACGAAGCTGCTATAAAAGCACTTGAAGAAGATTTAAATGCTACTATAATCACTAAAGAGCATTTTAAAGCAGCATTGGCTATAATCACTCCACGAACACCAGCGtcgttaataaatttatataatgaatATATGAATAAAATACATTAA
- the LOC126914402 gene encoding uncharacterized protein LOC126914402 isoform X1: protein MEAIWNRMQLERPPNATCHIERHKFDASTFLLTLDKIIKDITSQELLHKEAAILSRLIYRMKRKFRNDKGVKSMSKINKVLLKYLSLSLEKEYENLKNYVEIDEKYITLSSKQMVEYVLVKTQGFAKLMLRLEEVSKHAAYFLKCRINLGHAWSTAIIAYAVVSRIWILSRYLVKKTCTWYNDLYQYLHFFEFVGLSWLPKDYELTNDLKSWLSVPWIDNPISSIPSDYGLKNTMFKLIIPREYDSDENLDCDIQDYNKETKSENTFSSVENKNAIHISVPSEIKNVVSNDDVGEIIDRHTFNLKYIQNTSIADRKEHKKFTKIGETKENTAYIKRSNRESYSDDLRDEFVTKRRKKNSEKKLKNLMVKNTSKGLITFDDINNISDLTILLNKESYPGLDKLKWNMIRNKGKRLLDKLEICSDGSKQSIPLKKIMKRIKNWIA from the exons ATGGAAGCAATATGGAATCGCATGCAATTAGAACGTCCTCCCAATGCAACTTGTCATATCGAACGTCATAAATTTG ATGCATCTACATTTCTATTAACACTGgacaaaattataaaagatataacTTCTCAAGAATTATTGCACAAAGAAGCAGCAATTTTAAGCAGATTAATTTATCGTATGaaaagaaaatttcgaaatgaCAAGGGTGTCAAATCAATgtctaaaataaataaagttttGCTCAAATATTTGTCATTATCACTTGAAAAGGAATATGAAAATTTGAAGAACTATGTTGAAAtagatgaaaaatatattacattatcTAGTAAACAAATGGTAGAATATGTTTTGGTTAAAACACAAGGTTTTGCAAAGCTTATGTTACGTTTGGAAGAAGTCTCTAAACATGCCgcatattttcttaaatgtagAATAAATTTAGGTCATGCCTGGTCTACTGCTATTATTGCATACGCTGTTGTTAGTAGAATATG GATTTTGTCAAGATATCTAGTTAAGAAAACATGTACATGGTATAACGACTTATACCAATACCTACACTTTTTTGAATTTGTTGGATTATCTTGGCTACCCAAAGACTACGAACTTACAAATGACTTAAAATCATGGCTATCAGTACCATGGATAGATAACCCTATATCAAG CATTCCCAGCGATTATGGATTAAAGAATACaatgtttaaattaattatccCACGTGAATATGATTCAGATGAAAATCTAGATTGCGATATACAAGATTACAACAAGGAAACAAAATCTGAAAATACATTTTCATCGGTTGAAAATAAAAATGCTATACATATCTCAGTTCCAAGTGAGATCAAAAATGTTGTTTCTAATGATGATGTAGGAG AAATTATAGATCGTCatacttttaatttaaaatatattcaaaatacaTCAATAGCTGATAGAAAGGAACATAAAAAATTCACAAAAATcggagaaacgaaagaaaatacgGCATATATTAAGCGCAGTAATCGAGAGTCTTATTCCGATGATTTGAGAGACGAATTTGTAACTAAAAGGAGGAAGAAAAATTccgaaaaaaaattaaaaaacttaATGGTAAAAAACACCTCAAAAGGATTAATTACTTTCGACGATATCAATAATATATCAGATTTAACGATACTTCTAAACAAAGAATCGTATCCTGGTTTGGATAAATTAAAATGGAATATGATTAGAAATAAAGGCAAAAGATTATTAGACAAGTTGGAAATTTGTTCTGATGGAAGTAAGCAGTcaattccattaaaaaaaataatgaaacgtATAAAAAATTGGATTGCTTAA